From a region of the Rhinopithecus roxellana isolate Shanxi Qingling chromosome 8, ASM756505v1, whole genome shotgun sequence genome:
- the PAQR6 gene encoding membrane progestin receptor delta isoform X2, protein MCRERPAGQQSRGHLEAVHRSTWRCQATMLSLKLPQLLQVHQVPRVFWEDGIMSGYRRPTSSALDCVLSSFQMTNETVNIWTHFLPTCFLELESPGLSKVLRTAAFAYPFLFDNLPLFYRLGLCWGRGHSCGQEALSTSHGYHLFCALLTGFLFASHLPERLAPGRFDYIGHSHQLFHICAVLGTHFQLEAVLADMGSRRAWLATQEPALGLAGTVATLVLAVAGNLLIIAAFTASLLRAPSTCPLLQGGPLEGGTQAKQQ, encoded by the exons ATGTGCCGGGAGAGGCCGGCAGGGCAGCAGAGCCGCGGCCACCTGGAGGCAGTGCACAG GTCAACGTGGAGGTGCcaggccaccatgctcagtctCAAGCTGCCCCAACTTCTTCAAGTCCACCAGGTCCCCCGG GTGTTCTGGGAAGATGGCATCATGTCTGGCTACCGCCGCCCCACCAGCTCGGCTTTGGACTGTGTTCTCAGCTCCTTCCAGATGACCAACGAGACGGTCAACATCTGGACTCACTTCCTGCCCACCTG TTTCCTGGAGCTGGAAAGCCCTGGGCTCAGTAAGGTTCTCCGCACAGCAGCCTTCGCCTATCCCTTCCTGTTCGACAACCTCCCACTCTTTTATCGG CTCGGGCTGTGCTGGGGCAGGGGCCACAGCTGTGGGCAGGAGGCCCTGAGCACCAGCCATGGCTACCACCTCTTCTGTGCGCTGCTCACTGGCTTCCTCTTCGCCTCCCACCTGCCCGAAAGGCTGGCACCAGGACGCTTTGACTACATCG GCCACAGCCACCAGCTATTCCACATCTGTGCAGTGCTGGGCACCCACTTCCAGCTGGAGGCAGTGCTGGCTGATATGGGATCGCGCAGAGCCTGGCTGGCCACACAGGAACCTGCCCTGGGCCTGGCAGGCACagtggccacactggtcttggcTGTAGCCGGGAACCTACTCATCATTGCTGCTTTCACAGCCTCCCTGCTTCGGGCCCCCAGTACATGCCCTCTGCTGCAGGGTGGCCCACTGGAGGGGGGTACTCAGGCCAAACAACAGTGA
- the PAQR6 gene encoding membrane progestin receptor delta isoform X1 — protein sequence MCRERPAGQQSRGHLEAVHRSTWRCQATMLSLKLPQLLQVHQVPRVFWEDGIMSGYRRPTSSALDCVLSSFQMTNETVNIWTHFLPTWYFLWRLLALAGGPGFRAEPYHWPLLVFMLPACLYPFASCCAHTFSSMSPRARHICYFLDYGALSLYSLGCAFPYAAYSMPASWLHGRLHQFFVPAAALNSFLCTGLSCYSRFLELESPGLSKVLRTAAFAYPFLFDNLPLFYRLGLCWGRGHSCGQEALSTSHGYHLFCALLTGFLFASHLPERLAPGRFDYIGHSHQLFHICAVLGTHFQLEAVLADMGSRRAWLATQEPALGLAGTVATLVLAVAGNLLIIAAFTASLLRAPSTCPLLQGGPLEGGTQAKQQ from the exons ATGTGCCGGGAGAGGCCGGCAGGGCAGCAGAGCCGCGGCCACCTGGAGGCAGTGCACAG GTCAACGTGGAGGTGCcaggccaccatgctcagtctCAAGCTGCCCCAACTTCTTCAAGTCCACCAGGTCCCCCGG GTGTTCTGGGAAGATGGCATCATGTCTGGCTACCGCCGCCCCACCAGCTCGGCTTTGGACTGTGTTCTCAGCTCCTTCCAGATGACCAACGAGACGGTCAACATCTGGACTCACTTCCTGCCCACCTG GTACTTCCTGTGGCGGCTCCTGGCGCTGGCGGGCGGCCCCGGCTTCCGCGCGGAGCCGTACCACTGGCCGCTGCTGGTCTTCATGCTGCCCGCGTGCCTCTACCCCTTCGCGTCGTGCTGCGCGCACACCTTCAGCTCCATGTCGCCCCGCGCGCGCCACATCTGCTACTTCCTGGACTACGGCGCGCTCAGCCTCTACAGCCTGG GCTGCGCCTTCCCCTATGCCGCCTACTCCATGCCGGCCTCCTGGCTGCACGGCCGCCTGCACCAGTTCTTTGTGCCTGCCGCCGCACTCAACTCCTTCTTGTGCACCGGCCTCTCCTGCTACTCCCG TTTCCTGGAGCTGGAAAGCCCTGGGCTCAGTAAGGTTCTCCGCACAGCAGCCTTCGCCTATCCCTTCCTGTTCGACAACCTCCCACTCTTTTATCGG CTCGGGCTGTGCTGGGGCAGGGGCCACAGCTGTGGGCAGGAGGCCCTGAGCACCAGCCATGGCTACCACCTCTTCTGTGCGCTGCTCACTGGCTTCCTCTTCGCCTCCCACCTGCCCGAAAGGCTGGCACCAGGACGCTTTGACTACATCG GCCACAGCCACCAGCTATTCCACATCTGTGCAGTGCTGGGCACCCACTTCCAGCTGGAGGCAGTGCTGGCTGATATGGGATCGCGCAGAGCCTGGCTGGCCACACAGGAACCTGCCCTGGGCCTGGCAGGCACagtggccacactggtcttggcTGTAGCCGGGAACCTACTCATCATTGCTGCTTTCACAGCCTCCCTGCTTCGGGCCCCCAGTACATGCCCTCTGCTGCAGGGTGGCCCACTGGAGGGGGGTACTCAGGCCAAACAACAGTGA
- the BGLAP gene encoding osteocalcin: MRALTLLALLALATLCITGQAGAKPSGAESSKGAAFVSKQEGSEVVKRPRRYLYQWLGAPAPYPDPLEPKREVCELNPDCDELADHIGFQEAYQRFYGPV, from the exons ATGAGAGCCCTCACACTCCTCGCCCTACTGGCCCTGGCCACACTTTGCATCACTGGCCAGGCAG GTGCAAAACCCAGCGGTGCAGAGTCCAGCAAAGGTGCAG CCTTTGTGTCCAAGCAGGAGGGCAGCGAGGTGGTGAAGAGACCCAGGCGCTACCTGTATCAATGGCTGGG AGCCCCAGCCCCCTACCCAGATCCCCTGGAGCCCAAGAGGGAGGTGTGTGAGCTCAATCCGGACTGTGACGAGCTGGCTGACCACATCGGCTTCCAGGAGGCCTATCAGCGCTTCTACGGCCCGGTCTAG